Proteins from one Natrinema salinisoli genomic window:
- a CDS encoding ribonuclease J, which translates to MEIEIATIGGYEEVGRQMTAVRAGDDIVIFDMGLNLSKVLIHDNIRTEGMHSLDLIDMGAIPDDRIMSDLEGDVKAIVPTHGHLDHIGAISKLAHRYDAPIVATPFTIELVQGELEEEGKFNTDNELVKMDAGETMSIGDTGAVELEFVNVTHSIVQAINPVLHTPEGAVVYGLDKRMDHTPVIGDPIDMERFHEIGREGEGVLCYIEDCTNANKKGRTPSENVAREHLRDVLYSMEDYDGGIVATTFSSHIARVKSLIEFARDIDRTPILLGRSMETYSGTAKQIGIDFPSDVEMVGYRQSIEQTFERIMNEGKENFLPVVTGHQGEPRATLTRMGRGETPYELEDGDKVVFSARVIPEPTNEGQRYQAEKLLRMQGARIYDDIHVSGHLCQEGHYEMLDALQPEHIIPAHQDMSGFSGYVELASNRGYKLGRDLHVTSNGNVIELV; encoded by the coding sequence ATGGAAATTGAAATTGCGACAATTGGCGGCTACGAGGAAGTCGGGCGACAGATGACGGCTGTCCGCGCCGGTGACGACATTGTGATCTTCGATATGGGGCTCAACCTGTCGAAGGTCCTCATTCACGACAACATCCGAACCGAAGGGATGCACAGTCTCGACCTGATCGATATGGGCGCTATCCCGGACGATCGGATCATGAGCGACCTCGAGGGAGACGTCAAAGCGATCGTCCCCACCCACGGCCACCTCGACCACATCGGTGCGATCAGCAAACTCGCACACCGATACGACGCACCCATCGTCGCGACGCCGTTCACGATCGAGCTGGTCCAAGGCGAACTCGAGGAAGAAGGCAAGTTCAACACCGATAACGAACTCGTCAAGATGGACGCCGGCGAAACGATGTCGATCGGCGACACCGGCGCGGTCGAGCTCGAGTTCGTCAACGTCACCCACTCGATCGTCCAGGCGATCAACCCCGTTCTCCACACCCCCGAAGGCGCCGTCGTCTACGGACTCGACAAACGGATGGATCACACGCCCGTCATCGGCGACCCGATCGACATGGAGCGGTTCCATGAAATCGGCCGCGAAGGCGAGGGGGTCCTCTGTTACATCGAAGACTGTACCAACGCGAACAAGAAGGGACGTACCCCCTCCGAAAACGTCGCCCGCGAACACCTCCGAGACGTCCTCTACAGCATGGAGGACTACGACGGCGGCATCGTCGCGACGACCTTCTCGAGCCACATCGCTCGCGTGAAATCGCTGATCGAATTCGCTCGCGACATCGATCGGACGCCGATCCTCCTCGGCCGCTCGATGGAGACGTACTCCGGGACCGCGAAACAGATCGGGATCGACTTCCCCTCCGACGTCGAGATGGTCGGCTACCGCCAATCCATCGAACAGACGTTCGAGCGCATTATGAACGAAGGCAAGGAGAACTTCCTGCCCGTCGTCACCGGCCATCAAGGTGAGCCTCGCGCAACGCTCACACGGATGGGTCGCGGCGAAACGCCGTACGAGCTGGAAGACGGCGACAAGGTCGTCTTCTCGGCTCGCGTGATTCCGGAGCCGACGAACGAGGGCCAACGCTACCAGGCCGAAAAGCTACTCCGCATGCAGGGTGCACGCATCTACGACGACATCCACGTCTCCGGCCACCTCTGTCAGGAAGGTCACTACGAGATGCTCGATGCACTGCAACCCGAGCATATCATCCCAGCCCATCAGGACATGAGCGGATTCTCGGGGTACGTCGAACTGGCATCCAACCGTGGCTACAAGCTCGGACGCGACCTGCACGTTACCTCGAACGGTAACGTCATCGAACTGGTCTAA
- a CDS encoding helix-turn-helix transcriptional regulator, with protein MDDLTGFQRDLLYVIAGADQPSGQDVKDEVETYYNSEINHGRLYPNLDTLVNKDLVEKGQLDRRTNYYEISDRGQQAIEERRQWEQEYIET; from the coding sequence ATGGACGATTTGACAGGGTTTCAACGCGACCTTCTGTACGTGATCGCAGGGGCCGATCAACCGTCGGGTCAGGACGTCAAAGACGAAGTCGAGACGTATTACAATAGTGAAATCAATCACGGACGATTATATCCGAATCTCGATACGCTGGTCAACAAGGACCTCGTCGAAAAGGGGCAGCTCGATCGACGGACCAACTACTACGAGATCAGCGATCGCGGCCAACAGGCTATCGAGGAACGTCGACAGTGGGAACAGGAGTATATCGAAACGTAA
- a CDS encoding cold-shock protein, with protein MAKGNVDFFNDTGGYGFIETDDADDDVFFHMEDVGGPDLEEGTDIEFDIEQAPKGPRATNVTRL; from the coding sequence ATGGCGAAAGGAAACGTTGATTTCTTCAACGACACAGGCGGCTACGGTTTCATTGAGACGGACGACGCGGACGATGACGTTTTCTTCCACATGGAAGACGTTGGCGGTCCGGACCTCGAAGAAGGCACAGACATCGAATTCGATATCGAACAGGCCCCCAAGGGCCCCCGCGCCACCAACGTCACCCGCCTGTAA
- a CDS encoding queuosine precursor transporter, producing the protein MSPRQSHTGPTVAQVALIGLFVTALVTAQLTASKVLAFELPFALPVAGAQLALPGAALAYALTFLASDCYTELYGRRAGQIVVNVGFVLNFVVLALVWSTIAAPAAASSVDPGAFETVLGASTNVVLGSLLAYLVSQNWDVLVFHRIREYTGAEKLWLRNIASTASSQAIDTVIFVSVAFAIAPAVLGVGVVLPTPVILSLMVGQYLLKLAIAVLDTPIVYAIVSVVRSREGLVTDDASTA; encoded by the coding sequence ATGAGTCCGCGGCAGTCTCACACCGGGCCGACGGTCGCGCAGGTCGCGCTGATCGGTCTCTTCGTGACGGCGCTCGTAACGGCACAGTTGACCGCGTCGAAGGTACTGGCGTTCGAACTTCCGTTCGCGCTCCCGGTCGCGGGCGCACAGCTCGCGTTGCCCGGTGCGGCGCTCGCGTACGCGTTGACGTTCCTCGCGAGCGACTGCTACACCGAGCTGTACGGCCGGCGAGCGGGTCAGATCGTTGTCAACGTAGGGTTCGTCCTCAACTTCGTCGTCCTCGCGCTCGTCTGGTCGACGATCGCTGCGCCGGCCGCCGCCTCGAGCGTCGATCCCGGGGCGTTCGAGACGGTGCTCGGAGCGTCGACGAACGTGGTTCTCGGGAGCCTGTTGGCGTATCTCGTCAGCCAGAACTGGGACGTGCTCGTGTTCCACCGCATTCGGGAGTATACCGGCGCCGAGAAGCTCTGGCTCCGCAACATCGCGTCGACGGCGAGCAGCCAGGCGATCGATACCGTCATCTTCGTCTCGGTCGCGTTCGCCATCGCGCCCGCCGTCCTCGGTGTCGGTGTCGTGCTTCCGACGCCCGTCATCCTCTCGTTGATGGTCGGTCAGTACCTGCTGAAGCTCGCGATCGCCGTCCTCGACACGCCGATCGTCTACGCGATCGTCTCGGTCGTGCGCTCGCGCGAGGGACTGGTCACCGACGACGCATCGACTGCCTGA
- a CDS encoding aminopeptidase has protein sequence MDERVREHAAVLVDWSARVEAGDDVVCSVGPDAHELAVAVAEKLGERGANLLATYSSGEITRAYLRAHDGEFDENPAHELALVENADVYLSLGGGRNTSATADVSGDQRRSYNNARTEIRETRLGTRWVSTVHPTRSLAQQANMAYEEYQTFAYNAILRDWEALADEMARLKELLDDGSEVRLVSNGTDLTMQIGGRTAVNSAASVAYDSHNLPSGEVFTAPYATEGEVTFDVPMTLRGESVRNVRLEFADGEVVGYDAEQGEDVIGEILETDEGARRLGELGIGMNRGIDRYTDNILFDEKMGDTVHLALGRAYDACLPDGESGNESAVHVDLITDVSEDSRLEVDGEVVQRNGVFRFEDGFEA, from the coding sequence ATGGACGAGCGCGTACGCGAACACGCCGCGGTACTGGTCGACTGGAGCGCTCGCGTCGAAGCGGGCGACGACGTCGTTTGCTCGGTGGGGCCGGACGCTCACGAACTGGCGGTCGCCGTCGCCGAGAAACTCGGTGAGCGGGGTGCCAACCTCCTCGCGACCTACAGTTCGGGGGAGATCACACGGGCCTACTTGCGGGCCCACGACGGCGAGTTCGACGAGAACCCGGCCCACGAACTCGCACTGGTCGAGAACGCGGATGTCTACCTCTCGCTCGGTGGCGGGCGGAACACGAGTGCGACCGCGGACGTCTCAGGGGATCAGCGACGGTCGTACAACAACGCCAGAACCGAGATCCGCGAGACTCGACTGGGAACCCGCTGGGTTTCGACGGTCCACCCGACGCGCTCGCTGGCCCAGCAGGCCAACATGGCCTACGAGGAGTACCAGACGTTCGCCTATAACGCCATCCTCAGGGACTGGGAAGCGCTGGCCGACGAGATGGCCCGACTCAAGGAACTGCTCGACGACGGGTCGGAGGTGCGGCTCGTTTCGAACGGCACTGATCTCACCATGCAGATCGGGGGCCGAACGGCAGTCAACAGCGCCGCTTCGGTCGCCTACGACTCCCACAACCTGCCGAGCGGTGAGGTCTTCACCGCGCCCTACGCGACCGAGGGCGAGGTGACCTTCGACGTGCCGATGACGTTGCGCGGCGAATCCGTCCGAAACGTGCGCCTCGAGTTCGCCGACGGCGAGGTCGTCGGGTACGACGCCGAGCAGGGTGAGGACGTGATCGGCGAGATCCTCGAGACGGACGAGGGGGCGCGTCGACTCGGAGAACTCGGAATCGGAATGAATCGCGGGATCGACCGCTACACGGACAACATACTCTTCGACGAAAAGATGGGCGATACTGTTCATCTGGCGCTCGGACGGGCCTACGACGCCTGTCTGCCGGACGGCGAGTCCGGCAACGAGTCGGCCGTCCACGTCGACCTGATCACCGACGTCAGCGAGGATTCCCGACTCGAAGTCGACGGCGAGGTCGTCCAGCGCAACGGTGTGTTTCGGTTCGAGGACGGATTCGAAGCGTAG
- a CDS encoding DUF309 domain-containing protein: MRDRLRAGAAIFNDGYYHAAHDAWENRWLELESGSDDERLLHGLIQYSGAVFHARERNWEGTVGLAESAGEYLAGLPADYRDVRLEPVRSFLSRLAADPELLERRKPVRIEHDGDHPTLPSLGFEATAIAAVVLAEEFGYDDEPVARARGYARQDLEAGEDDSVFITLLFDFVREDENRGIISQRLSDHVGRRRAREEDVEGLF; encoded by the coding sequence ATGCGCGATCGGCTCCGGGCGGGGGCTGCCATCTTCAACGACGGCTACTACCACGCCGCTCACGACGCCTGGGAGAACCGCTGGCTCGAACTCGAGTCGGGGAGCGACGACGAGCGATTGCTCCACGGCCTGATCCAGTACAGCGGTGCGGTGTTCCACGCCCGCGAGCGCAACTGGGAGGGGACCGTCGGGCTCGCGGAAAGCGCGGGCGAGTACCTCGCGGGTCTGCCCGCCGACTACCGCGACGTTCGACTCGAGCCGGTTCGGTCGTTTCTGTCTCGACTCGCGGCGGATCCCGAACTCCTCGAGCGCCGGAAGCCGGTACGAATCGAACACGACGGCGATCATCCGACGCTGCCGTCGCTCGGCTTCGAGGCGACGGCGATCGCGGCGGTCGTCCTCGCGGAGGAGTTCGGCTACGACGACGAGCCGGTCGCTCGGGCACGGGGGTACGCACGGCAGGACCTCGAGGCCGGCGAGGACGACAGCGTATTCATCACGCTCCTGTTCGATTTCGTCCGCGAGGACGAGAACCGCGGGATCATCTCCCAGCGGTTGAGTGACCACGTCGGCAGACGGCGGGCCCGCGAGGAGGACGTGGAAGGGCTGTTCTAA
- a CDS encoding LLM class F420-dependent oxidoreductase, which yields MEIGTVLPQLEIGHDPETITDYAQRVEESGYEHVLAYDHVLGVNPDRENWDGPYDYESTFHEPLTTYSYLAGQTDELTFMTGILVLPQRQTALVAKQAAQLDRFTDGRFRMGVGVGWNEPEYVALGEDFSRRGRRIEEQVDVLRRLWTDDLVEFDGEFHEIPDAGIRPLPVQQPIPIWMGGMAEPVKRRVARIADGWLPQFQPGEEAEAHLADLYEYAEDAGRDPDEIGLGGRMYAVPDEEDEWIDRAQAWRDLGADYLSVTTMYQGLEGEEHTAHVERVAEVLAETDLL from the coding sequence ATGGAAATCGGTACCGTACTTCCTCAACTCGAGATCGGTCACGACCCGGAGACGATAACCGACTACGCCCAGCGAGTCGAGGAATCGGGATACGAACACGTGCTGGCGTACGATCACGTCCTCGGCGTGAATCCGGACCGGGAGAACTGGGACGGACCCTACGACTACGAGAGTACGTTCCACGAGCCCCTGACAACCTACTCCTATCTGGCCGGCCAGACCGACGAGCTGACGTTCATGACTGGCATTCTGGTGCTCCCGCAGCGCCAGACCGCGCTCGTCGCGAAGCAGGCCGCACAGCTGGATCGATTTACCGACGGCCGGTTCCGCATGGGGGTCGGCGTCGGCTGGAACGAACCCGAGTACGTCGCGCTCGGCGAGGACTTCTCGCGGCGAGGGCGGCGCATCGAGGAACAGGTCGACGTCCTGCGACGCCTCTGGACGGATGACCTCGTCGAGTTCGATGGCGAGTTCCACGAGATTCCGGACGCCGGTATCCGACCGCTGCCGGTCCAACAGCCGATTCCGATCTGGATGGGGGGCATGGCCGAGCCGGTCAAGCGCCGCGTCGCCCGTATCGCCGACGGCTGGTTGCCCCAGTTCCAGCCCGGCGAGGAGGCGGAGGCCCACCTCGCGGACCTCTACGAGTACGCCGAGGACGCCGGCCGCGACCCCGACGAGATCGGCCTCGGCGGCCGCATGTACGCCGTTCCCGACGAGGAGGACGAGTGGATCGACCGCGCGCAGGCCTGGCGAGACCTCGGCGCCGACTACCTCTCGGTCACGACGATGTACCAGGGACTCGAGGGCGAGGAACATACGGCTCACGTCGAACGGGTCGCCGAGGTGCTGGCCGAAACCGACCTGCTCTGA
- a CDS encoding aldo/keto reductase, whose product MEYTTLGSTGMTVSRLCLGCMSFGTGREWMLEPDESNELIERAIDLGINFFDTANVYSTGESEEILGDALAGYDRDSQVVATKVFAEMDPDNPNASGLSRKAIEQELEASLDRLGMDTIDLYQTHRWDYDTPIEETLRALDDAVRRGQVRYVGTSSMWAHQFAEALHTSDALGLERFATMQNHYNVLYREEEREMLPLCDREEIGVIPWSPLARGVATRPHEEIDSTTRGQTDQYLAQMSYLQGGGEEINERIQELAAEKGVSMGQISLAWLLHKEWVDAPIIGTTSIDHLEDAVEALEIDLSDSDMEYLEEPYEPLPVAGHE is encoded by the coding sequence ATGGAGTACACGACGCTCGGATCCACCGGGATGACGGTCAGCCGGCTCTGTCTCGGCTGCATGAGCTTCGGGACCGGCAGAGAGTGGATGCTCGAGCCCGACGAAAGCAACGAACTCATCGAGCGCGCGATCGACCTCGGGATCAACTTCTTCGACACCGCAAACGTCTACTCCACGGGCGAATCCGAGGAGATTCTCGGCGACGCCCTCGCGGGCTACGACCGCGATTCGCAGGTCGTTGCCACGAAGGTCTTCGCCGAGATGGATCCCGACAATCCGAACGCGAGCGGCCTCTCCCGCAAAGCGATCGAACAGGAACTCGAGGCGAGCCTTGACCGCCTGGGGATGGACACCATCGACCTCTACCAGACCCACCGATGGGACTACGACACGCCGATCGAGGAGACCCTCCGCGCCCTCGACGACGCTGTCCGGCGCGGACAGGTGCGCTACGTCGGCACCTCCTCGATGTGGGCCCACCAGTTCGCCGAGGCGCTGCACACCAGCGACGCGCTCGGGCTCGAGCGGTTCGCGACGATGCAGAACCACTACAACGTCCTCTACCGCGAGGAGGAGCGGGAGATGTTGCCGCTGTGCGATAGGGAGGAGATCGGCGTGATTCCGTGGTCGCCCCTGGCTCGCGGGGTTGCGACTCGCCCCCACGAGGAGATCGACTCGACGACGCGCGGACAGACCGATCAGTATCTCGCACAGATGTCGTACCTCCAGGGCGGCGGCGAGGAGATCAACGAACGAATCCAGGAGCTCGCCGCCGAAAAGGGCGTCTCGATGGGACAGATCTCGCTCGCATGGCTGTTGCACAAAGAGTGGGTCGACGCCCCGATCATCGGGACGACCAGCATCGACCACCTCGAGGACGCCGTCGAAGCGCTCGAGATCGACCTCTCCGACTCGGACATGGAATACCTGGAAGAGCCGTACGAGCCGCTACCGGTCGCGGGCCACGAGTAA
- the azf gene encoding NAD-dependent glucose-6-phosphate dehydrogenase Azf, with amino-acid sequence MAQSVLLTGAAGRVGEAILGGLAEEHEWRLLDRDPPTEDQPGEFVVADITDEDAVREAMEGIDVVIHLAGDPRPEAPWDSVLTNNIDGTQTVFEAAVDAGVEKVVFASSNHAVGNYETDERTPDMYREHDEYLLDGTELPRPSNLYGVSKAAGETLGRYYHDERDLSVVCVRIGNLTEGHPPIDYERGQAMWLSYRDCAHLFDRCIRADYEYEIVYGISDNDRKYYSLERARDALGYDPRDNSAYYDGEERVVEPDA; translated from the coding sequence ATGGCACAGTCAGTCCTGCTCACGGGGGCTGCGGGGCGGGTCGGAGAGGCCATCCTCGGTGGCCTCGCTGAGGAGCACGAGTGGCGGTTACTGGACCGAGATCCACCGACCGAGGACCAGCCGGGCGAGTTCGTCGTCGCGGACATCACCGACGAGGACGCCGTCCGCGAGGCGATGGAGGGGATCGACGTCGTGATCCACCTCGCGGGCGATCCGCGTCCCGAAGCGCCGTGGGACAGCGTCTTGACCAATAACATCGACGGCACGCAGACCGTCTTCGAGGCCGCCGTCGACGCGGGCGTCGAGAAGGTCGTCTTCGCCTCGTCGAACCACGCCGTCGGAAACTACGAGACCGACGAGCGGACGCCGGACATGTACCGCGAACACGACGAGTATCTGCTCGACGGCACCGAGCTCCCCCGACCGAGCAACCTCTACGGCGTCTCGAAGGCCGCCGGCGAGACGCTGGGCCGCTACTACCACGACGAACGCGACCTCTCGGTCGTCTGCGTCCGTATCGGCAACCTCACCGAAGGCCACCCGCCGATCGACTACGAACGCGGGCAGGCGATGTGGCTCTCCTACCGGGACTGTGCGCACCTGTTCGACCGCTGTATCCGCGCCGACTACGAGTACGAGATCGTCTACGGCATCTCCGACAACGACCGGAAATACTACTCGCTCGAGCGCGCCCGCGACGCGCTCGGGTACGACCCGCGGGACAATTCCGCGTACTACGACGGCGAGGAACGGGTCGTCGAGCCGGACGCCTGA
- a CDS encoding dihydroneopterin aldolase family protein, whose protein sequence is MSPDTVPTDAEAACFEAGIKFGSLYHQFAGTPVSPDSAASLETAMEESIENQPHCTEVSVDVRTAELEAALAESTADYTELTGRFLDVEIVVDYEGCEVVTRMEMEDGYPLMRLESVRGRA, encoded by the coding sequence ATGTCACCGGACACGGTACCCACGGACGCCGAAGCCGCCTGCTTCGAGGCGGGAATCAAGTTCGGCTCGCTCTACCACCAGTTCGCGGGCACGCCCGTTTCGCCCGACAGCGCGGCCAGCCTCGAGACGGCGATGGAGGAATCGATCGAGAACCAGCCCCACTGCACCGAGGTATCCGTCGACGTTCGGACCGCGGAACTCGAGGCCGCGCTCGCCGAGTCCACGGCCGACTACACCGAACTGACGGGCCGGTTCCTCGACGTCGAGATCGTCGTCGATTACGAGGGCTGCGAGGTGGTCACGCGGATGGAAATGGAGGACGGCTATCCGCTGATGCGACTCGAGTCCGTTCGCGGTCGAGCGTAG
- a CDS encoding CopG family ribbon-helix-helix protein, with the protein MRTSFNIPDEIVEEFDRVWADEGIENRSRAVREAMSEYIEAHSRLEERAGEIVALVGFDYRHHEVIGELHAVQHDYQDVIQSTSHTHQGEWCLESLFCRGDAEQVRELTYRLRDFDGVQRVKVMVIRDPSP; encoded by the coding sequence ATGCGAACGAGTTTCAACATCCCCGACGAGATCGTCGAGGAGTTCGACCGCGTCTGGGCCGACGAAGGGATCGAGAACCGCTCGCGAGCGGTGCGAGAAGCGATGTCTGAGTACATCGAAGCGCACTCGAGGCTCGAGGAACGGGCCGGCGAAATCGTCGCGCTCGTCGGCTTCGACTATCGCCACCACGAGGTGATCGGGGAACTCCACGCCGTCCAGCACGACTATCAGGACGTGATCCAGAGCACGAGCCACACCCACCAGGGCGAGTGGTGTCTCGAGTCGCTGTTCTGCCGCGGGGACGCCGAACAGGTGCGCGAACTGACCTACCGGCTCCGGGATTTCGACGGCGTACAGCGAGTCAAAGTCATGGTCATTCGCGATCCGAGCCCGTAG
- a CDS encoding DUF5790 family protein, with protein sequence MSQATLGDDEELFGEAANEMREDVESSLADAWAALPDADDIWDTDADNVLGVLNGLNSALEAGDAEENLRDAKKWFTMGQRADAFDDADDLEEEIADLEEAITDISEAGEQVGELTSTIPALRGTLQDAGPEDDSEAADDDADEADAADEDEDEE encoded by the coding sequence ATGAGCCAAGCGACGCTCGGCGACGACGAGGAACTGTTCGGGGAAGCGGCCAACGAGATGCGCGAGGACGTCGAATCCTCGCTCGCGGACGCCTGGGCGGCGCTTCCCGACGCCGACGATATCTGGGACACCGACGCCGACAACGTGCTGGGCGTCCTCAACGGACTCAACTCGGCCCTCGAGGCCGGTGACGCCGAGGAGAACCTCCGCGACGCGAAGAAGTGGTTCACCATGGGCCAGCGTGCCGACGCCTTCGACGACGCCGACGACCTCGAGGAAGAGATCGCCGATCTCGAGGAGGCCATCACGGACATCTCGGAAGCCGGCGAGCAGGTCGGCGAGCTCACGTCGACGATCCCGGCCCTTCGCGGAACGCTCCAGGACGCCGGCCCAGAAGACGATTCGGAGGCAGCGGACGACGACGCGGACGAGGCCGACGCTGCGGACGAGGACGAAGACGAGGAGTAA
- a CDS encoding creatininase family protein, which produces MDLTTATWTDVRDLETDLAVVPVGSTEQHGPHAPLGTDVLTAEAVADAGLERVDREVVRAPAIPVGIAEEHRQFPGTMWVSEDTFRDYVGEAVASLAHHGFDRVVLVNGHGGNVDALREISGRLTRDGDAYVVPFTWFDSVGDHSADMGHGGPLETALLRHCEPESVREDRIEVARAGAADGWGEWTSHVNLAYDAAEFTENGVVGDPDEGDAERGEELFEIASDALARLLEAVAERDVSRPENR; this is translated from the coding sequence ATGGACCTCACAACCGCGACGTGGACGGACGTTCGTGACCTCGAGACGGACCTCGCGGTCGTCCCCGTCGGGAGCACGGAACAGCACGGTCCGCACGCTCCCCTGGGAACGGACGTGCTGACCGCCGAGGCGGTTGCCGACGCCGGGCTCGAGCGGGTCGACCGCGAGGTCGTTCGCGCGCCGGCGATTCCGGTCGGGATCGCCGAGGAGCACCGCCAGTTCCCCGGGACGATGTGGGTCTCCGAGGACACCTTCCGGGACTACGTCGGCGAGGCCGTCGCGAGCCTCGCCCACCACGGGTTCGACCGCGTCGTCCTCGTCAACGGCCACGGCGGTAACGTCGACGCTCTCCGAGAGATTAGCGGGCGACTCACGCGGGACGGCGACGCCTACGTCGTCCCCTTCACCTGGTTCGACAGCGTCGGCGACCACAGCGCCGACATGGGCCACGGCGGCCCCCTCGAGACGGCGCTCCTGCGCCACTGCGAGCCCGAATCGGTCCGCGAGGATCGGATCGAGGTCGCCCGAGCCGGCGCTGCCGACGGCTGGGGCGAGTGGACGAGTCACGTCAATCTGGCCTACGACGCGGCGGAGTTTACGGAAAACGGAGTCGTCGGCGATCCCGACGAGGGCGACGCCGAGCGGGGTGAGGAACTGTTCGAAATCGCGTCCGATGCGCTGGCTCGGCTGCTCGAGGCCGTCGCCGAACGCGACGTGTCACGGCCCGAGAACCGATAA
- a CDS encoding DUF5789 family protein, with translation MPDDSRELGIELGDLQEKLENQEYPIGHDELLEKHGDETIEMSGNTTTLEELIGPLGEDEYRDYGEVEGAIMNMVGDEAIGRKNYSDRTPPAGGEDRQDEGAPDQEGQREQESF, from the coding sequence ATGCCAGACGATAGCCGCGAGCTCGGCATCGAACTCGGTGACCTGCAGGAGAAACTCGAGAATCAAGAGTATCCGATCGGTCACGACGAACTCCTCGAGAAACACGGCGACGAAACGATCGAGATGAGCGGCAACACGACGACGCTCGAGGAGCTTATCGGTCCGCTAGGCGAGGACGAGTATCGAGATTACGGCGAGGTCGAGGGGGCGATCATGAACATGGTCGGCGACGAGGCGATCGGTCGGAAAAACTACAGCGATCGCACACCCCCTGCGGGGGGCGAGGACAGACAGGACGAGGGCGCACCGGATCAAGAGGGACAGCGCGAACAGGAGTCTTTCTGA